A stretch of Lathyrus oleraceus cultivar Zhongwan6 chromosome 6, CAAS_Psat_ZW6_1.0, whole genome shotgun sequence DNA encodes these proteins:
- the LOC127095503 gene encoding protein AGENET DOMAIN (AGD)-CONTAINING P1-like, producing the protein MASKPTTCSFSATSTILRPRTLVETSKDVDRYYGSWFTGKIVHCLRGDKFVMEYDKIMQDKEGTKDPQETAKLSQLRPIPPNEIIQDFQVGDKVDVYDNNEWCKGRISESFWGGMWAVYFKDWSEQQAYSDKELRRHHKWVNGSWMTPFPQQVCNDEDGFKARPTDVVDEFKILDKMGAYYKDGWWVGVVSKVLGDSKYIIYFINSNEE; encoded by the exons ATGGCATCCAAACCCACAACCTGTTCTTTTTCCGCCACATCAACCATCCTCAGACCGAGAACATTAGTTGAAACCAGTAAAGATGTAGACAGATACTATGGTTCATGGTTCACCGGAAAGATTGTCCATTGTCTCCGTGGTGACAAGTTTGTTATGGAGTATGACAAAATAATGCAGGATAAGGAGGGAACAAAGGACCCCCAAGAAACTGCTAAGCTTTCCCAGCTCCGTCCAATTCCTCCTAATGAGATCATCCAGGACTTCCAAGTTGGTGACAAAGTTGATGTTTATGACAACAACGAATGGTGTAAAGGTCGCATCTCCGAATCATTTTGGGGCGGTATGTGGGCAGTGTATTTCAAAGATTGGTCGGAGCAGCAAGCATACTCAGACAAAGAATTGAGGCGGCACCATAAGTGGGTCAATGGAAGTTGGATGACACCATTTCCACAACAGGTGTGCAATGACGAAGATGGTTTCAAG GCTAGGCCTACTGATGTTGTTGATGAGTTTAAGATTCTTGATAAAATGGGTGCATACTACAAAGACGGTTGGTGGGTTGGGGTTGTTTCTAAAGTTCTCGGAGACTccaaatatattatttatttcatCAACTCTAATGAAGAGTAG